The genomic DNA GGCTGCCCGGGCCTTTTCTGCACCTGCCCTCGCTCCTGTTCGAGGCGCATGACAAGGCGCTGCGGGACGCCCTTCTGCCGATCACGCAGGAGCTGGAGAAGGCAAGGCCCGACCGGCAGAGGCTGCTCCAGGAGTGCTTCGGGTTCTCCGAATCGCTCGCACGGTTTGCGAAAAGGCGGGTGCTGCTCTTCCTCGACGAGTTTCAGGAGATCCAGAATCTTACAAACTTCGACCAGACGAAGAACATCCTGAAGATCATGCGCGGCGTCAAAGACCGGTCCGAGCACGTGACCTACTGTATCAGCGGCTCGATCATCTCGGAAATGGAATGGATCACCAAGGACGACCGGAGTCCGTTCTTCAATCAGTTCAACCACATCGACATTCCTCCCTATTCTCCTCAAGAGTCGCGTGAACTCATCCGCAAGTTCATCCCGGACATTGACGCGCGGAACGCCGGTCTCCTGCATCATTACAGCGGGGGGAACCCTTTCTACCTCGTTCAGCTCCTGAGGAAGACCGTGCTGTTCCTGGGACGGGAAGAAGAAACGTCGGAAAGCCTGATCAAGCGGGCGTTCATATCCGAGACTCTTTCCCCGAACGGCCTGATCCACTCCTACTGCAACTATCTCTATTCCGTTTCTTTGCAACGAGCCAAGGGATACGGCGTGCTGAAGTCGCTTCTGGACGCCATCGCCGCTTCCGAATCCTCCATGACCCAGTCCGAGCTTGCCAGAGAGCTCAGGATGACCCAGGGCGCGGTCCGGGTCAATCTGAAGGAGCTCCAGGCGATAGGGCTGCTCACGGAGCGGGACCGGCGATATTTTTACAACGACCCGGTGCTCAGGTACTGGGTGGCATACGTCCAGAACGGCATCGAGGCCCCCGACTTTCCGAAGGAGAAAGACCTGGTTTCCCTCATCGAGGAGCTGGACCGGAAGTACCGGCTCGTTTCTGAAGAGCTGGGTCGGGAGAAGGAAGGGACGGTACGCGAATTGATGCGCCTTTTTGCCGGCCAGAGGGTGGAAGGGAGGCTGTTCGGCATTACGCGGACGGTCATGCTTCCTCGGTTTAAAAGCATCAAGCGCTTTGTCTCGGATGAAGGCAGGACAGAGATCGACGTCTTGGCGAGAAACGGCGTGAGGTGGGCGGTGGAGGTGAAGTGGAAGAGCAAGGCAGTGGGAGAAAAAGAAGTCTCAGCCTTTTTTCAGAAAGCAGCGGCCGTTGCCGACCGATGCTGGTATGTATCGAAGGCCGGTTTTACCAAGGAGGCCAAGGCATTCGCATCAAAAAAAGAGATGTTTCTTTCCTCGGAGCGTGAAATCGGCATTCTAAAGAGGGAACTGGAAAAATGAAGGTGTCGAACCAACGATCAGTGACGATCTCATGAAACGGATCATCAATTACAAAACGAAATGCTGATCGAACGATGAGAATCCCCTACGTCATAGACAATCAGACGCACAAGATGGCCGACGTGCTGAACAGCCTGCTTGCCGGGCACGAGGGAAAGTGCCTCGATGTGGCCACGGCCTATTTCAATGTGCAGGGGTTCCGACTTCTGCGGGCCGGGCTGATAAACCTCGGAAGCTTCCGCCTGCTCATCGGTGACGAACCTGAGAAGGCCGAGTCGGTGGGTCTGATTCCCAAAGGACCGCGCATCAGCCGTGGGCTGTGGGGCGATCTGCAAAGCATGACGTACACGGAGGAGATGCTCCGGGCCGTTGAGGACTTGATCGCGTATCTCCGCCGGGAAGACGTCCAGGTGCGCGTGTTCGAGAAGGGCTTCCTGCACGCCAAGTGTTACTTGTTCTATGGTGATTCTCCTTCCAAGGGGTGGGACCGTTTCCAGCCTGTGGCGGCCATCGTGGGGTCGAGCAATTTCACGGCCGCAGGACTGACCTCGAATAAGGAGCTGAATCTTACGCATAAGGCAGCGCTCACGGATCAGGAAGTTCACGATGATATCCAGCCGGTTCTCTTCCCTGATATGAAATACAATCCCAAGGACCTCCTAAATATGGATACGGAGCTTAAACGCCGGCTCAAGTCGAGTGTGGGGGCGCGGGCCATCGCTGATCTGGATGAGTGGTTTGAACAGAATTGGAACACCTCTCTGAATTTCAAGCAGGAGCTGATCGAACTTCTCGATGCCTCCAAGTTCGGGAGCAAGGAATATACGCCCTACCAGGTGTACATGAAGGCGCTCTTCGAATACTTCAAGGACGACCTGGATGCCAAGCCCCAGGAGACCCGCTCGGCGGTTGAGCTGGCCGAGTTCCAGGAAGACGCGGTGAAGAAGGCCAGGAAGATCCTGAACCGCTACGACGGCGTCCTGATCGCCGATTCCGTGGGTCTGGGCAAGACGTGGATCGGCAAGAAGCTCCTTGAAGACTATGCCTACCACATGAGGTTGAAGGCCATTGTGATCTGCCCGGCGAGCCTGCGGGAGATGTGGAGGCACGAACTCGGCGAAGCCGGTGTTTCGGCCACAATCCTTTCGCAGGAGGAGTTGGGACAGCAGGACTTTGACGCCGCACGATACGGTGACACGGACGTGATCCTGGTGGACGAATCCCACAACTTCAGGAATGCAAGTTCCCAGCGATACGAGAAGCTCTCTGAACTCTTGAGCATGAACGGTTGGCGCGGCAGGGACGGGATGCGAAAAAAGATCATCCTCCTTACGGCCACGCCCATCAACAACGACATCTTCGACCTGTATAATCAGATCCTTCTCTTTACCGGCAACGACAAAGCCTATTTCGCCTCCGCCGGTATCGGCGACCTCTACCGGTACTTCCTTGCGGCCAGGAGAGAGACGGCGTCCCAAGCTGCCGGTATCGCTCTCTTTAACCTTCTTGAAGAGGTGGTCATCCGGAGGACAAGGCCGTTTATCCGCAAGGCATACCCGAATGCAACCATTAAGGGAAAGACCGTGAAATGGCCGGAAAGGAAACTCCGCACCATCCGGTACAATCTCGAAGCCACCTATGAGGGAATCTACGAATTTGTGGTATCGCAGATCGAGAATCTGCGGCTTGCGCCGTATAATCTGGAATCGTACAAGAAAGAGGACGCGCAGAAAGATCTCTTCCAAATGGGGAGAGAAGAGGCGCTGGTCGGAATCTTCAAGAGCCGGTACCTCAAGCGGTTCGAGTCGAGCATCGAGGCCTTCCGGATCAGCGTGCGCCGGGCCTTAGAGTTCATCAAAACCTTCGAGTCCTATGTGCTGGGCGGGAAAGTTCT from Nitrospirae bacterium CG2_30_53_67 includes the following:
- a CDS encoding helicase; translated protein: MRIPYVIDNQTHKMADVLNSLLAGHEGKCLDVATAYFNVQGFRLLRAGLINLGSFRLLIGDEPEKAESVGLIPKGPRISRGLWGDLQSMTYTEEMLRAVEDLIAYLRREDVQVRVFEKGFLHAKCYLFYGDSPSKGWDRFQPVAAIVGSSNFTAAGLTSNKELNLTHKAALTDQEVHDDIQPVLFPDMKYNPKDLLNMDTELKRRLKSSVGARAIADLDEWFEQNWNTSLNFKQELIELLDASKFGSKEYTPYQVYMKALFEYFKDDLDAKPQETRSAVELAEFQEDAVKKARKILNRYDGVLIADSVGLGKTWIGKKLLEDYAYHMRLKAIVICPASLREMWRHELGEAGVSATILSQEELGQQDFDAARYGDTDVILVDESHNFRNASSQRYEKLSELLSMNGWRGRDGMRKKIILLTATPINNDIFDLYNQILLFTGNDKAYFASAGIGDLYRYFLAARRETASQAAGIALFNLLEEVVIRRTRPFIRKAYPNATIKGKTVKWPERKLRTIRYNLEATYEGIYEFVVSQIENLRLAPYNLESYKKEDAQKDLFQMGREEALVGIFKSRYLKRFESSIEAFRISVRRALEFIKTFESYVLGGKVLDSAAFARAVRFLSTEDEEDDATPKSRAEEMDADEEAMEFLGQLATLDPSQFELRRLHEALQHDVEALSEIWEEIKDISPKHDAKLSKLKDLLASELKGKKVIIFTYYKDTARYLFGELGGEKGEAFRKTVGNPRIRRMDSGASPKDRTSLVAAFAPTANNREELKGSDREIDILISTDVLSEGQNLQDCGILVNYDLHWNPTRMVQRAGRIDRIGSDYDTLWIYNMFPDVGLERLLGLVESLNRKIADINRTGFLDASVLGETVNPQNFNTLKRIREEDGTVIDEQEQFTELASNEFLLHQLQSLLASGAQKMLDELPDGIHSGLAQSGYRGVFFYFTAASAKGEGRHHFWRYYDLVEKRIIDNRFVIANLIACSPDTPRVVGDIGNEIFNIQDAVMEDIVRSAMEQRAAEAAPKILDPIQTTMITLLDGYMNSPEVDR